A single window of Candidatus Flexicrinis affinis DNA harbors:
- a CDS encoding PPC domain-containing protein produces MRWLVIGVIVLVVAGCETLEETAQLPTRMQLPSETAASSVPPPSTPATVPALESTDQTRILLPLEPIESELTTGEVERWVLPAEAGDRIRIRSVSTATAVELTLLNPTGLPIATGLDVLELTLGGDGTYTLEARAATGAGSYQLGLTVAEEPPRPAPTFTLPPVVVGVATPTPAYAGLGRFVGELANGTTRPAEFEPVDEAHVYTFSGTEGQYVRLRLNVINGDLKAVMTIFDPAAVAIAADSESDNGNAVLRNLRLPADGEYSIQVAPNGQPGTYAIDLTVYDAPVAITPTYNLTPTATIATPVLTPTYPTAAPGERVSIEQPVVGQIEQPGDIEVHSFALRAGDIVSIAVSAAAESSLIPRIELIDPDGAPVFAVVGNLSPTVREALISPFTALLDGPYTAIVSGEGETTGSYTFSYGSGAVREFVFKGALRADRGEISTLLRPATGDIWHLSLTRGDLITAGVTPLDGSIAPILEMTSARGELIGIDAEGAGPRSPLISGVRAPETGLYYLRVRPQRADTIGQYQIIFRYLDLGGTPTPVPGTLPILVTNGTLSIDEYDFFPLQGRAGQRILVAVDPLEGSPIDPYAAVIGPDGRVLIEGDDSGGTLSAYFEAELPEDGLYQVRINGYLSAGSYRLTVTEIFD; encoded by the coding sequence ATGCGGTGGTTGGTGATCGGGGTGATCGTGCTGGTCGTCGCGGGGTGCGAAACGCTGGAGGAAACGGCGCAGCTTCCGACTCGCATGCAGCTCCCGTCCGAGACTGCAGCGTCGTCCGTCCCACCGCCCTCGACACCGGCGACCGTACCGGCGCTTGAAAGCACAGATCAGACACGCATTCTGCTGCCGCTGGAACCCATCGAGAGCGAACTCACCACCGGCGAGGTCGAGCGCTGGGTACTCCCTGCCGAGGCCGGCGATCGAATTCGTATCCGCAGCGTAAGCACCGCGACCGCAGTCGAGTTGACTTTGCTGAACCCCACTGGCCTGCCTATCGCAACCGGCCTTGACGTCCTCGAACTCACGTTAGGCGGTGACGGGACGTACACGCTTGAGGCACGCGCAGCCACGGGCGCAGGGTCCTATCAGCTGGGATTGACCGTCGCCGAGGAGCCACCACGGCCTGCGCCAACATTCACGCTCCCTCCGGTCGTAGTCGGTGTTGCGACACCGACGCCCGCCTATGCAGGTCTCGGCCGGTTCGTCGGCGAACTTGCCAACGGCACGACACGCCCTGCCGAGTTCGAGCCGGTTGACGAGGCGCATGTCTATACCTTCAGCGGAACTGAAGGCCAATACGTGCGCTTGCGCCTCAACGTGATCAACGGCGACCTCAAGGCTGTGATGACTATCTTCGATCCGGCCGCGGTCGCGATTGCAGCCGACTCCGAAAGCGACAATGGCAACGCGGTCCTGCGCAATCTGAGGCTGCCGGCAGACGGTGAATACTCGATACAGGTTGCTCCGAACGGCCAGCCCGGCACGTATGCCATCGACCTGACGGTGTATGACGCCCCAGTCGCGATCACGCCGACCTACAACTTGACGCCGACAGCCACGATCGCGACGCCGGTGCTGACGCCGACATATCCGACGGCCGCGCCTGGTGAGCGGGTCAGCATAGAACAGCCCGTCGTCGGCCAGATCGAACAGCCGGGCGATATCGAAGTCCACAGTTTCGCGCTGCGCGCCGGAGACATCGTATCCATCGCGGTCAGTGCCGCAGCCGAGTCCTCGCTCATCCCGCGCATAGAGCTGATCGACCCGGACGGCGCGCCGGTGTTCGCCGTCGTGGGAAACCTTTCTCCCACCGTCCGCGAAGCGCTCATCTCGCCATTTACTGCGCTCCTCGACGGCCCGTACACGGCTATTGTCAGCGGCGAAGGCGAAACGACAGGCAGTTACACGTTCTCGTATGGCAGCGGCGCTGTGCGCGAGTTCGTGTTCAAGGGCGCGCTGCGCGCCGACCGCGGCGAAATCTCGACCCTCTTGCGGCCGGCGACCGGCGATATCTGGCATCTCAGCCTAACCCGGGGCGATCTCATTACCGCAGGAGTCACACCGCTGGACGGCAGCATCGCGCCGATACTGGAAATGACGAGTGCGCGCGGTGAACTGATCGGCATCGATGCCGAAGGCGCAGGACCGCGTTCCCCGTTGATCTCCGGCGTGCGCGCACCGGAAACCGGGCTGTACTACTTGCGCGTCCGCCCGCAGCGCGCCGACACCATCGGCCAGTACCAGATCATCTTCCGCTATCTCGATCTTGGTGGCACGCCAACGCCGGTTCCGGGAACGCTGCCGATTCTGGTGACTAACGGGACTCTATCGATCGACGAATACGACTTTTTCCCGCTGCAAGGGCGCGCCGGACAGCGGATCTTGGTGGCCGTCGATCCGCTCGAGGGTTCGCCGATCGACCCGTATGCGGCGGTAATCGGCCCGGATGGGCGGGTTCTGATCGAAGGCGACGACAGCGGCGGCACGCTCAGCGCGTACTTCGAAGCAGAGCTGCCAGAAGACGGCCTGTATCAAGTGCGCATCAATGGGTATCTGTCGGCAGGGAGTTACCGGCTCACTGTCACCGAAATCTTCGACTAG
- a CDS encoding CoA ester lyase, producing the protein MTSQRVRRAMLFMPGDDRRKIEKGASAGADSIIMDLEDAVTPANKPTARATVASALSEVDFGGIERTVRLNPVSAGELCELDLEGTIDGRPDAYVLPKVESAAGISQVDSWLAAAEQHRGWPSGAIRLIAIVETAMGVVRLAEIAAASRRLDALAFGAEDLAGDMGAVRTQGGHESQYARSAVVLHAKAFGLQALDTPFIDYKADETLLVADAQVAMEMGYTGKFVIHPRQVNPIQQVFTPTAEQIDRARRLVAEFNAHEAAGEGVFAFEGKMIDMPMIRAARSVLERARAAGIRV; encoded by the coding sequence ATGACTTCTCAACGCGTTCGGCGGGCGATGCTGTTCATGCCGGGGGACGATCGGCGCAAAATCGAAAAAGGCGCATCTGCCGGTGCCGACTCAATCATCATGGATCTCGAAGATGCCGTCACGCCTGCCAACAAACCGACGGCCCGCGCGACTGTCGCATCGGCGTTGAGCGAGGTTGATTTCGGCGGCATCGAACGTACTGTGCGCCTCAATCCGGTTTCGGCTGGTGAACTGTGTGAACTTGACTTAGAGGGCACAATCGACGGGCGGCCCGATGCGTATGTCCTGCCTAAGGTCGAATCTGCAGCCGGCATTTCGCAAGTCGACTCGTGGCTTGCGGCAGCAGAGCAGCACCGGGGCTGGCCTTCGGGCGCGATACGTTTGATCGCGATCGTCGAAACGGCAATGGGCGTCGTACGCCTCGCAGAGATTGCCGCTGCGTCGCGCCGGCTGGATGCGCTGGCGTTCGGCGCAGAAGATCTTGCGGGTGACATGGGAGCCGTTCGCACGCAAGGCGGGCATGAGTCGCAGTATGCGCGCAGTGCGGTCGTACTGCACGCCAAGGCGTTCGGCCTGCAAGCACTCGATACGCCGTTCATTGACTACAAGGCGGACGAAACGCTGCTCGTCGCCGATGCGCAGGTCGCGATGGAGATGGGATACACCGGCAAGTTCGTGATCCATCCGCGGCAGGTGAACCCGATCCAACAGGTCTTCACGCCGACAGCAGAACAGATCGACCGTGCGCGCAGGCTGGTGGCTGAGTTCAACGCCCATGAGGCGGCAGGCGAGGGTGTGTTCGCGTTTGAAGGCAAGATGATCGACATGCCGATGATCCGCGCGGCGCGATCGGTGCTTGAGCGGGCGCGCGCCGCAGGAATCCGTGTCTAG
- a CDS encoding glycosyltransferase family 39 protein, giving the protein MSRISGRTWLVIVALLLAAATVRIHNIDAQNIWADEGFTYFATQAPDLVGLLRSDVHPPLYFGAMRLWTGFAGTSEMALRLPSALAALVSVALVFRLALDLVETRGRRAGPVFAALAALVMVLSDLEVDLSQEARMYTVQSALSVAAVIAYVRWLKHGRRSMLIVLLLSSAALVYVNYLGAWVPITIGLHAVLTMRPRRAFPVVAALAAAAAAVVPWLFTVGVQQIGNGAGADRADPATWDTLLRYRDIWFGQMWPLTLGLLGVGAATLFRLLARTQDRRIGVLLVLWIALPLALTWIATNFVPVLAAHRISHVTPAIALLIALGLMQFPVGARTFMVAAIVVSGATSVDFYRVKGPWEQYVGTVASFVRTDELVLMEIGGGDSMLEYYFDRVLPDGTDLRSLKRWREGQPTTFAEELPQVIESYDTVWLLHWSSETHVFDVLREAGFVQTMQRTTQHIQDSRLDSYRFDRVQESDVGRIGPLVLRRARLLQNRGRIDLWWSVQSPVTEMLVTSAFLLDADGTLVAQMDSPPMMGERPASSMLPGDVVYDPKVLTTPDGAPLPSGTYRAGVVVYRFVDGGTERLLRPEGGDTLDLGEFTID; this is encoded by the coding sequence GTGTCTAGAATCTCAGGCCGCACGTGGCTCGTGATCGTGGCGCTGCTGCTGGCGGCCGCGACTGTACGCATTCATAATATCGACGCGCAGAACATCTGGGCGGACGAGGGGTTCACCTACTTCGCCACACAGGCGCCCGACTTGGTGGGGCTGCTGCGCTCCGACGTTCACCCGCCGCTGTACTTCGGCGCGATGCGCTTATGGACGGGCTTTGCTGGAACCTCCGAGATGGCGCTGCGATTGCCGTCAGCGCTGGCAGCTTTGGTGTCGGTCGCACTGGTATTTCGGCTTGCGCTCGATCTAGTCGAGACGCGCGGCAGGCGTGCGGGACCGGTGTTCGCCGCGCTGGCAGCGTTGGTGATGGTACTGTCCGATCTCGAGGTTGATCTCAGTCAAGAAGCGCGGATGTATACCGTGCAGTCGGCCCTGTCGGTCGCGGCAGTGATCGCCTACGTTCGCTGGCTCAAACACGGCCGGCGGAGCATGTTGATCGTGCTTCTATTGAGCAGTGCGGCGCTGGTGTATGTTAATTACCTCGGCGCGTGGGTTCCGATCACGATTGGACTGCACGCCGTTCTCACCATGCGCCCGCGCCGAGCGTTCCCGGTGGTCGCCGCGCTGGCCGCTGCTGCTGCCGCCGTAGTCCCGTGGCTGTTCACCGTTGGCGTGCAGCAGATCGGAAACGGCGCAGGGGCGGATCGTGCCGACCCCGCCACGTGGGACACTCTGCTGCGCTATCGCGATATCTGGTTCGGGCAGATGTGGCCGCTGACATTGGGTCTGCTCGGGGTCGGCGCAGCCACGTTGTTCAGGCTCTTAGCACGGACACAGGATCGGCGCATCGGCGTACTGCTGGTTCTGTGGATCGCGCTGCCGTTGGCGTTGACGTGGATCGCGACCAATTTCGTGCCGGTACTCGCGGCACACCGCATTTCCCACGTCACGCCAGCCATCGCGCTGTTGATTGCGCTGGGCCTAATGCAGTTTCCAGTTGGAGCGCGAACGTTCATGGTCGCTGCGATTGTTGTGTCCGGCGCTACGTCAGTCGACTTCTACCGCGTCAAGGGGCCGTGGGAGCAGTACGTCGGCACGGTTGCGTCGTTCGTGCGTACCGACGAACTGGTGCTCATGGAGATCGGCGGCGGGGATTCGATGCTGGAGTATTACTTCGATCGCGTGCTGCCCGACGGTACCGATCTGCGGTCGCTGAAACGATGGCGCGAGGGCCAGCCGACGACCTTCGCCGAGGAACTGCCGCAGGTTATTGAATCGTACGACACCGTGTGGCTGCTGCACTGGAGTTCCGAGACACACGTCTTCGATGTCTTGCGTGAGGCCGGATTCGTACAGACGATGCAGCGGACCACGCAGCACATCCAGGACAGTAGGCTGGACAGCTATCGGTTCGATCGCGTGCAGGAAAGCGACGTTGGCCGCATCGGCCCGCTGGTGCTGAGGCGCGCAAGGCTTCTGCAGAATCGCGGGCGTATCGACTTATGGTGGTCGGTCCAATCGCCCGTGACGGAAATGCTGGTTACAAGCGCGTTCCTGCTCGACGCGGACGGCACGCTGGTCGCGCAGATGGACAGCCCGCCGATGATGGGCGAGCGACCCGCATCAAGCATGCTTCCGGGCGACGTGGTATACGACCCCAAGGTACTGACCACACCTGATGGTGCGCCTCTGCCAAGCGGGACGTATCGCGCTGGCGTTGTGGTCTACCGGTTTGTCGACGGCGGGACGGAAAGACTCTTGCGCCCTGAAGGGGGCGACACCCTCGATCTTGGGGAATTCACGATCGACTAG
- a CDS encoding YfcE family phosphodiesterase gives MELGIISDIHGDLRALDTALERLTKYHHVQHILCAGDLIGRGPEWNAVVTRVREMGIISVRGNHDEWDASLSPENAEFIQSLPIDWRGRFGSTLVYLCHGKPGNNLWGLYRDHISNTLLDMMLASLKVDVLVTGHTHVPLYARVSRGCAVNPGSLYTFKSARSTSHSYAVLSLPSLEFEVFDLTRPINEPMSAELYR, from the coding sequence ATGGAACTCGGAATCATTTCGGACATCCATGGAGACCTACGCGCCTTAGACACCGCCTTAGAACGACTGACCAAGTACCATCACGTACAGCACATCCTGTGTGCGGGTGACCTTATTGGTCGCGGCCCCGAATGGAACGCCGTGGTCACGAGAGTCCGCGAGATGGGTATTATTTCCGTTCGAGGCAACCATGACGAGTGGGATGCCAGCCTGAGCCCCGAGAATGCAGAGTTCATCCAGTCTCTGCCGATCGATTGGCGTGGCAGATTCGGTTCGACGTTGGTGTACTTGTGTCACGGTAAGCCGGGTAACAATTTGTGGGGTCTGTACCGCGACCACATCTCCAATACGCTGCTGGATATGATGCTGGCGTCGCTGAAGGTGGACGTGCTGGTGACCGGCCATACGCACGTGCCGCTGTATGCTCGTGTGAGCCGCGGCTGTGCGGTAAACCCGGGCTCGCTCTACACATTCAAGAGCGCACGCTCGACATCGCACAGCTACGCAGTTCTGTCGCTCCCTTCGCTGGAGTTCGAAGTGTTCGATCTGACGCGGCCCATCAACGAGCCGATGAGCGCGGAGTTGTACCGCTAG
- a CDS encoding glycosyltransferase family 4 protein: MHIGLNAHLLSGDASYRAAGIAGYMANVMRWLPRVVPDDWRLTAFVGAQFSANLDGFVVQRSTIDTSSPVKRIAWEQVVQPWAVRSIDGLHAQAFVSPVLSRVPTIVNVYDLSFVHYPQVLTAARRLYLRMLTPLSCRRARRVIAISQSTADDLVSVFRIPRDKIDIALGAHDPERYRPLPEADVEAFRAAKNLPDRFWLFVGTIEPRKNLVRLLTAYAQLDPNDRPPLIIGGGRGWLADDVFEAVRRFNLESSVRFVGYVPVEDLPLWYNSAELFVFPSVHEGFGLPVLEAMACGTPVVTSNVSSLPEVTGDVALGVDPHSVDDLVSALRRANTDEAWRLKAARAGIERAGTFSWTETARQTVGAYRKGFE, translated from the coding sequence ATGCACATTGGATTGAACGCGCACCTTCTGAGCGGAGACGCCAGCTATCGGGCGGCTGGAATCGCCGGTTACATGGCCAACGTCATGCGCTGGCTTCCGCGTGTCGTGCCTGACGACTGGCGCTTGACCGCGTTCGTCGGGGCACAGTTCTCCGCCAACTTGGACGGCTTTGTCGTACAGCGCAGCACCATCGACACGAGTAGCCCGGTAAAGCGCATCGCATGGGAGCAGGTGGTCCAGCCGTGGGCAGTGCGCAGCATCGACGGTTTGCATGCGCAGGCGTTTGTTTCGCCCGTGCTGTCACGGGTGCCGACGATCGTCAACGTCTACGACCTGAGCTTCGTCCACTATCCGCAGGTGCTGACTGCTGCGCGCAGGTTATACCTGCGCATGCTGACGCCGCTTTCGTGCCGCCGCGCACGACGTGTCATCGCCATTTCGCAAAGCACCGCTGACGATCTAGTGAGCGTGTTTCGCATCCCTCGTGACAAGATCGACATTGCCCTCGGCGCGCACGATCCTGAACGGTATCGCCCGCTGCCGGAAGCCGATGTCGAAGCGTTTCGTGCGGCGAAGAACCTGCCGGATCGCTTCTGGCTGTTTGTCGGGACGATCGAGCCGCGCAAAAATCTTGTTCGTTTGTTGACGGCGTATGCGCAGCTTGATCCTAACGACCGTCCCCCGCTGATTATCGGGGGCGGAAGGGGTTGGCTCGCCGACGACGTATTCGAAGCTGTCCGTCGTTTCAACCTCGAGTCCTCCGTCCGGTTCGTTGGTTACGTGCCTGTTGAAGACTTGCCCCTCTGGTACAATAGCGCCGAATTGTTCGTGTTTCCCTCAGTTCACGAAGGCTTTGGCCTGCCCGTGCTGGAAGCGATGGCGTGCGGGACGCCGGTCGTCACGTCAAATGTGTCGTCGCTGCCCGAGGTCACCGGGGATGTCGCGCTGGGCGTCGACCCGCACTCGGTCGACGACCTTGTAAGTGCGCTCCGGCGTGCCAACACGGACGAGGCTTGGCGACTGAAGGCGGCTCGGGCCGGTATCGAACGGGCCGGGACATTTAGCTGGACCGAGACTGCGCGCCAAACGGTGGGTGCGTATCGCAAGGGTTTTGAATGA
- a CDS encoding sugar transferase, with protein MNAQKANSAAQVELFPWLDVVLALAAFAVAYVVRYQLQIIRPVLEINTTTFEPYIPYMVVYVVWLTIQYRGSGLYRHVRGRAYMQELFTVVNGVTNATVVVMALSFIFQPLFFSRLMLVWVAVFTVALLGGARIVKRMVDARRRAQGIGVERVLIVGAGEVGQAVLRTMLARKELGYVPVGYLDDDPEIGATDLGRVRGLGGFSNLAAMIEQHRVNLVVITLTWSHHDQILQMVDTARRAGADVRVVPDLFQLNLRQVQVENLDGIPLLGVTGKPKLKGIERLLKRVMDVLLILVALPVILTVFVLVALAIRLESKGPIIYAQRRIGENGRPFTIYKFRSMIPDADKYQQEMISQYDQDPLHPKFKDDWRVTHVGKFIRRTSLDELPNLINVVRGQMSLIGPRPPTPDEVAMYKPWHRQRLETMPGITGLWQVSGRSEVPFDEMCLLDIYYIENWSISLDVQILMMTLPRVLMRQGAY; from the coding sequence ATGAACGCGCAGAAGGCGAATTCCGCCGCGCAAGTGGAGCTCTTCCCGTGGCTTGATGTCGTGCTGGCGTTGGCCGCGTTTGCCGTAGCTTACGTCGTGCGCTACCAGCTTCAGATTATCCGCCCCGTGCTTGAAATCAACACGACGACGTTCGAGCCATACATCCCGTATATGGTCGTATACGTCGTGTGGCTGACGATCCAGTATCGCGGGTCTGGGCTGTACCGCCACGTGCGCGGTAGGGCCTACATGCAGGAGCTGTTCACTGTCGTCAACGGTGTGACGAACGCGACTGTTGTCGTGATGGCGCTCAGCTTCATCTTTCAGCCGCTGTTCTTCAGCCGCTTGATGCTGGTCTGGGTTGCCGTCTTCACGGTCGCGCTGCTGGGCGGCGCGCGCATCGTCAAGCGCATGGTTGATGCTCGACGCCGAGCACAGGGAATCGGTGTGGAGCGTGTGCTAATCGTTGGCGCTGGCGAGGTGGGGCAGGCCGTACTGCGCACCATGTTGGCACGCAAGGAGCTTGGCTACGTGCCGGTCGGATACCTCGATGACGACCCGGAAATCGGCGCGACGGATTTGGGACGCGTGCGCGGCCTCGGCGGCTTCTCGAACTTGGCGGCCATGATCGAGCAGCATCGAGTCAATCTGGTCGTGATCACGTTGACATGGTCGCACCACGATCAGATTCTGCAGATGGTGGACACAGCCCGCCGTGCAGGTGCCGACGTACGTGTCGTACCCGATCTGTTCCAGCTCAACCTGCGGCAAGTTCAGGTTGAGAATCTCGATGGGATCCCGCTGCTTGGCGTGACGGGCAAGCCGAAGCTCAAGGGCATCGAGCGTTTGCTCAAACGCGTCATGGACGTGCTCTTGATCTTAGTCGCACTGCCGGTCATCTTGACCGTATTCGTACTCGTGGCGTTGGCGATACGGCTCGAGAGCAAGGGGCCAATTATCTATGCCCAGCGCCGCATCGGGGAGAACGGCAGGCCGTTCACGATCTATAAGTTCCGCAGCATGATTCCCGACGCCGACAAATATCAGCAGGAGATGATCTCGCAGTACGATCAGGATCCGCTGCACCCGAAGTTCAAGGATGATTGGCGTGTCACCCATGTGGGGAAGTTCATCCGTCGTACCAGCCTCGACGAGCTGCCGAATCTGATCAACGTCGTACGCGGTCAAATGAGCCTGATTGGTCCGCGTCCGCCGACGCCGGACGAGGTGGCGATGTATAAGCCGTGGCACCGGCAACGGCTGGAGACCATGCCCGGGATTACCGGGCTCTGGCAGGTCAGCGGCCGCAGCGAGGTGCCCTTCGACGAGATGTGCCTGTTAGATATTTACTATATTGAGAACTGGTCGATCAGCCTTGATGTACAAATACTGATGATGACCTTGCCCCGCGTATTGATGCGGCAGGGGGCGTACTAG
- a CDS encoding DUF58 domain-containing protein: MAGEPLLLDETVRRKLDSLSLVARHVRAGVMKGDRRSRKRGTSVEFADYRNYVPGDDLRRLDWNVYARSDRSVIKLMEDEEDLAVHIIVDASASMDFPNDIDGAEFNKLLFAKRLAAGLAYVSLGENDRLTISTLVDADGFGPSRGRQHTVRMLRYLHEVKGHGETDLDGLLSDYAAKAARPGLLFLISDMFSTSGFATGLGKLAGRGYEIVVVHVLSPDEVEPTVAGDLRLVDSETGNAQEVSLDPGLLALYRQRLEQWQADIRAECMRRGAVYVTACTDQPWERIVLQDFRRAGVVR, encoded by the coding sequence ATGGCTGGCGAACCACTGCTGTTGGACGAAACCGTGCGCCGCAAGCTCGACTCGCTAAGTCTGGTTGCGCGGCACGTCCGCGCGGGTGTAATGAAAGGCGACCGCCGTTCGCGCAAGCGCGGCACCAGCGTCGAATTCGCCGACTACCGCAACTACGTTCCGGGTGACGATTTGCGCCGGCTGGACTGGAATGTCTACGCCCGCAGCGATCGGTCGGTCATCAAGCTGATGGAGGACGAGGAAGACCTGGCCGTCCACATTATCGTCGACGCTTCGGCGTCGATGGACTTTCCCAACGACATCGACGGCGCGGAATTCAACAAACTGCTGTTCGCCAAGCGCCTTGCTGCGGGGCTGGCGTACGTCAGCCTCGGCGAGAACGACCGTCTGACGATATCGACACTCGTCGACGCGGATGGATTCGGTCCATCGCGAGGGCGCCAGCACACGGTGCGTATGCTGCGCTACCTGCACGAGGTCAAGGGGCACGGCGAGACCGATCTCGACGGACTGCTGAGCGACTACGCGGCCAAGGCGGCCCGCCCCGGGTTGCTCTTTCTGATTTCCGACATGTTCAGCACGTCCGGCTTTGCCACTGGCCTCGGTAAGCTGGCTGGGCGAGGCTATGAGATCGTGGTCGTTCACGTCCTCAGCCCTGACGAAGTCGAGCCAACGGTCGCCGGCGACCTGCGTCTCGTGGACAGCGAGACCGGAAACGCGCAGGAGGTCAGCCTCGACCCGGGTTTGCTGGCGCTGTACCGTCAGCGCCTCGAACAGTGGCAGGCGGACATTCGCGCCGAGTGCATGCGTCGCGGCGCGGTGTATGTCACGGCGTGCACCGATCAACCGTGGGAACGGATTGTGCTACAGGATTTTCGGCGCGCCGGAGTGGTGCGCTAG
- a CDS encoding aspartate kinase translates to MSIITMKFGGTSVGSADAISNVIHIAKRERAAGNRPVLVVSAMSGVTDSLINIIGLAVNGDKWGYLSEAQKLRDRHEEALNALTSPGKARDTVSLTLNKLIDEVVEICHGVNILSEASPKIRDAVVSHGERLSARLVAAGLAEQGVDSRPLDATQFVVTDDKFGAAAPFWGETRTRIESGLMPLIESGITPVLTGFIGATPTGAVTTLGRGGSDFSGAIFAAYTGSSELVIWTDVDGVMTTDPRIDRRAKVIPQVSYTEVGELAYYGAKVLHPKTVQPILDLEMPLRVRNTFNYDHPGTLVTPQSEPSTTVIKAVTAVRNVSMLTVGGRGMIGVPGIAGRVFTAAARANANILMISQSSSEQAMCMVVTDERAAAAKLAIEEDLDAEIARNNVEEISIRDDIAIVTAVGAGMRGTPGVAGRVFQAMGTEEINVLMIAQGSSECSISFVVAEADLKRAVTNLHELAI, encoded by the coding sequence GTGTCCATCATCACCATGAAGTTCGGCGGGACATCGGTTGGCAGCGCAGACGCCATCAGCAATGTCATCCATATCGCCAAACGCGAGCGTGCAGCGGGAAACCGGCCCGTCCTCGTCGTATCGGCGATGTCCGGCGTAACCGACAGCCTGATCAACATCATCGGGCTGGCCGTAAACGGCGACAAGTGGGGCTACCTCAGCGAAGCGCAGAAGCTGCGCGACCGGCACGAGGAGGCGCTCAACGCGCTGACCAGCCCCGGAAAAGCCCGCGATACGGTGTCGCTCACGCTCAATAAGCTGATCGACGAGGTCGTCGAGATTTGCCACGGCGTCAACATCTTGAGCGAGGCGTCTCCGAAGATCAGGGACGCAGTCGTAAGCCACGGTGAGCGCTTGAGCGCGCGCCTCGTGGCGGCAGGGTTGGCCGAGCAAGGCGTGGACAGCCGCCCGCTGGATGCAACGCAGTTTGTCGTGACGGATGACAAATTCGGCGCGGCGGCGCCGTTCTGGGGCGAAACGCGGACTCGGATCGAGTCCGGGCTGATGCCGCTGATTGAGTCAGGCATTACGCCGGTGCTGACCGGCTTTATCGGCGCCACGCCGACCGGCGCCGTTACGACGCTGGGTCGTGGTGGCAGCGACTTCAGCGGCGCGATCTTCGCTGCTTATACCGGTAGTTCCGAGTTGGTGATCTGGACGGACGTGGACGGTGTCATGACGACCGACCCGCGAATCGACCGCCGCGCGAAGGTGATCCCGCAGGTGTCGTATACCGAAGTGGGAGAGCTGGCATATTACGGGGCAAAGGTATTACATCCGAAGACCGTGCAGCCGATCCTCGATCTCGAGATGCCGCTTCGGGTCCGCAACACGTTCAACTACGACCACCCCGGTACGCTGGTGACGCCGCAAAGCGAACCGTCGACAACGGTCATCAAGGCGGTCACGGCTGTGCGCAACGTATCGATGCTGACCGTGGGCGGGCGCGGCATGATCGGCGTGCCCGGCATTGCGGGGCGGGTATTCACGGCAGCGGCGCGCGCGAACGCGAATATTCTGATGATTTCACAGTCTTCGAGCGAACAGGCGATGTGTATGGTCGTGACCGACGAACGCGCCGCCGCCGCTAAGCTGGCAATCGAGGAAGACCTCGACGCGGAGATCGCGCGCAACAACGTCGAAGAGATCTCCATTCGTGACGATATTGCCATTGTGACGGCGGTGGGCGCAGGCATGCGCGGCACGCCGGGCGTCGCAGGCCGCGTGTTTCAAGCGATGGGCACAGAGGAGATCAACGTGCTCATGATCGCGCAAGGCAGCTCGGAGTGCAGCATCTCGTTCGTTGTTGCCGAGGCCGACCTGAAGCGTGCCGTGACGAACCTGCACGAGCTGGCAATCTAG